In Anaerolineales bacterium, the following are encoded in one genomic region:
- a CDS encoding iron-siderophore ABC transporter substrate-binding protein: MRKTQFAWLAVVLLVTAACGAPSPANQEVAAPEAAVEAPAEDVVAEETGPAALVEDGAYPVTIAHKYGETTITELPDRIVLVGLTEQDALLALGVVPVATREWYGEKPGAIFPWAESYLGDAQTPLVLSSAELNFEQIAGLNPDLIVGLYSGITQDEYDTLSQIAPVVAQPAAYADWGIPWQEITLVIGQIVGQPQRAANLVAEVEGKFAAAQQQYPQFVGASGVVNSPWGYPDNYYIYGPQDVRGRIMTNLGFVIPAEIGELVGDAFGASVSRERLDLVDLDVIIWLFNTAEEGAAYRAEPVYQQLNVYAEGRDILLTADQPLYDAMNFGTVLSLDYVVSELPPLLVAALDGNPATQ; encoded by the coding sequence ATGCGCAAAACCCAATTCGCCTGGTTGGCTGTGGTGCTGCTGGTGACCGCCGCTTGCGGCGCGCCCAGCCCAGCCAACCAGGAAGTTGCAGCCCCAGAGGCTGCTGTAGAAGCCCCGGCCGAAGACGTTGTGGCCGAGGAGACTGGCCCCGCAGCCCTTGTGGAAGACGGCGCCTACCCGGTGACCATCGCCCACAAGTATGGCGAGACCACCATCACAGAGCTCCCCGACCGCATCGTGCTGGTGGGCCTGACCGAGCAGGATGCCCTGCTGGCCCTGGGCGTGGTGCCCGTGGCCACCCGCGAGTGGTACGGCGAGAAGCCGGGGGCCATCTTCCCCTGGGCCGAAAGTTACCTGGGCGACGCCCAAACCCCGCTGGTGCTCTCCAGCGCCGAGCTCAACTTCGAGCAGATCGCCGGCTTGAACCCCGACCTGATCGTGGGCTTGTATTCGGGCATCACGCAGGACGAATACGACACCCTCAGCCAGATCGCTCCGGTGGTGGCCCAACCCGCCGCATACGCCGATTGGGGCATCCCCTGGCAGGAGATCACTCTGGTGATCGGCCAGATCGTCGGCCAGCCGCAGCGGGCTGCCAACCTGGTGGCTGAGGTGGAAGGCAAGTTCGCTGCCGCCCAGCAGCAGTATCCGCAGTTCGTGGGCGCCAGCGGTGTTGTCAATTCGCCCTGGGGTTACCCGGACAATTACTACATCTACGGCCCGCAGGATGTGCGCGGCCGCATCATGACCAACCTGGGCTTCGTCATTCCAGCGGAGATCGGTGAGCTGGTGGGGGATGCCTTTGGCGCCAGCGTCAGTCGCGAGCGCCTGGACCTGGTGGACCTGGATGTGATCATCTGGCTATTCAATACTGCCGAAGAAGGGGCTGCCTACCGCGCAGAGCCTGTGTATCAGCAGTTGAACGTCTACGCCGAAGGACGCGACATCCTGCTGACTGCAGACCAGCCGCTGTACGACGCCATGAACTTCGGCACCGTGCTGAGCCTGGACTATGTGGTCAGCGAGCTGCCGCCATTATTGGTGGCCGCTCTGGACGGCAACCCAGCCACCCAGTAA
- a CDS encoding (2Fe-2S)-binding protein has protein sequence MHPIEESLARLGQLYQEGRDRLLAQPDDQPGWMSVRQLADAQGPALAEVIERTRKNCPADQLRPPAMLWFGHYIYPIQLVAMAMFLVEQRVPDLRADSLQVRFDEQAGIAGLAWIGRGFMALPGDPAADHPDCEVVADRDALREVLRARLIESFTPVVDATFAYSRLGRSAMWSTAADYCAYALMWLGELMGNELIGAQESRAFAAVPSLLSLRNDLIAVEHLGETHYMVNRNSCCLYYRTDNGGMCSSCPHRPLEERVEMVRKHIEEEHAHA, from the coding sequence ATGCACCCCATTGAAGAATCGCTGGCCAGGCTGGGCCAGCTGTATCAGGAGGGCCGCGACCGCTTGCTGGCGCAGCCCGATGACCAGCCGGGTTGGATGAGCGTGCGGCAACTGGCCGACGCCCAAGGCCCGGCGCTGGCCGAGGTGATCGAACGCACGCGCAAAAATTGTCCCGCTGACCAGCTGCGCCCACCGGCGATGCTGTGGTTCGGGCACTACATCTATCCCATCCAGCTGGTGGCCATGGCCATGTTCCTGGTGGAACAGCGTGTTCCCGACCTGAGGGCCGACAGCCTGCAAGTGCGCTTTGATGAGCAGGCCGGCATCGCCGGGCTGGCCTGGATTGGGCGCGGCTTTATGGCCCTGCCCGGCGACCCGGCCGCAGACCACCCGGACTGCGAAGTCGTCGCCGACCGGGACGCGCTGCGCGAGGTGCTGCGCGCCAGACTGATCGAGAGCTTCACACCCGTGGTGGATGCGACCTTCGCATACAGCCGCTTGGGAAGATCCGCCATGTGGTCCACCGCGGCAGACTATTGCGCCTACGCTTTGATGTGGCTGGGCGAGCTGATGGGCAATGAGCTGATCGGGGCGCAGGAAAGCCGGGCTTTTGCGGCGGTGCCTTCTTTGCTCAGCCTGCGCAACGATTTGATCGCCGTGGAACACCTTGGCGAGACGCACTACATGGTCAATCGCAATTCCTGCTGCCTGTACTATCGCACCGACAATGGCGGCATGTGTTCCTCCTGCCCGCACCGCCCGCTGGAAGAACGCGTAGAGATGGTCCGCAAGCATATTGAGGAAGAGCACGCCCACGCGTAG
- a CDS encoding iron ABC transporter permease: protein MSGQPASQTRPWLLFSLLPVAGAILVLAALGSIAFGAADINLQDVLASFSQFDAKDTGHLIIQTLRLPRALTAILVGAALGVAGAIMQGLTRNPLADPGLLGIEAGATLAVVSGIFLFKISALPVYALFAFVGGTLTVLAVYALSAMGRGGVTPYKLTIVGAALTALLASLTTTILLFDQRSLEEVRFWLAGSVAGRSMELVTQSLPFILGGLILALIFGRQITTLSLGEDVARGLGQNVAWIKAISAVIVVVLAGGAVALAGPIGFIGLVVPHMVRMFTGVDYRWILPYAALVGASLLVLSDLVGRVLVRPLEMPVGIMTAAIGGPVFIYLVRSKIKR from the coding sequence ATGTCTGGCCAACCCGCTTCTCAAACCCGCCCTTGGCTGCTCTTCAGCCTGCTGCCCGTGGCCGGCGCCATTTTGGTCTTGGCGGCGCTGGGCAGCATTGCCTTTGGCGCAGCAGACATCAATCTTCAGGATGTGCTGGCTTCCTTCTCGCAATTCGACGCAAAGGACACTGGGCACCTGATCATTCAGACTTTGCGGCTGCCGCGCGCCCTGACGGCAATCCTAGTCGGCGCGGCGCTGGGCGTAGCCGGCGCCATCATGCAGGGGCTGACGCGCAACCCGCTGGCTGACCCGGGCCTGTTGGGGATCGAAGCCGGCGCCACTTTGGCTGTGGTCAGCGGCATCTTCCTGTTCAAGATCAGCGCCCTGCCGGTGTATGCCCTGTTCGCCTTTGTGGGCGGCACGCTGACCGTGCTGGCTGTGTATGCGCTGAGCGCCATGGGCCGGGGCGGCGTCACGCCATACAAACTGACCATCGTCGGCGCGGCGCTGACCGCCCTGCTGGCCTCGCTGACCACCACTATATTGCTTTTTGATCAGCGCTCACTGGAAGAAGTGCGTTTTTGGCTGGCGGGCAGTGTAGCCGGACGCAGCATGGAGCTGGTCACGCAGAGCCTGCCCTTTATTTTGGGCGGCCTGATCCTGGCGCTGATCTTTGGCCGGCAGATCACCACACTCTCGCTGGGCGAAGACGTGGCGCGCGGCCTGGGGCAAAACGTGGCCTGGATCAAAGCGATCAGCGCCGTGATCGTGGTGGTGCTGGCCGGCGGCGCAGTGGCGCTGGCCGGGCCGATAGGCTTTATTGGCCTGGTAGTGCCGCACATGGTGCGCATGTTCACCGGAGTGGACTACCGCTGGATCCTGCCGTACGCGGCGCTGGTAGGCGCCAGCCTGCTGGTGCTCTCTGACTTGGTGGGGCGCGTGCTGGTGCGCCCGCTGGAGATGCCCGTGGGCATCATGACCGCCGCCATTGGCGGGCCGGTCTTCATCTACTTGGTTCGCTCCAAGATCAAACGATGA
- a CDS encoding iron ABC transporter permease: MSAQSSSWKVYRLPGGVSLRFDQRVPWVIGALLLATLAVLAICVSVGEYPIPLADVVGTLLGRAEGARYEFVILQLRLPRAVLAWLVGAALATSGGIIQGLTRNPLASPDLTGVTAGASAAAVTLIILLPFVSSSVLPLAAFGGGLLVAALLYLLAWRNTGDAGGDSPIRLILIGIGLSAVMGAYTSYALTFGDLWHVQKAMMWLAGSVYAASWTDVSVVLPWIVVCLPLAAFSARDLNALNLGQEVAQGLGLPLSLKRGFLLLLAVALAAITVTVAGIIGFVGLIAPHVARRMVGPLYEGVIPTSALSGGFLVLLADLMGRSLFSPIEIPAGIIIALVGVPFFLYLLWKREKI; the protein is encoded by the coding sequence ATGAGTGCCCAGTCCTCTTCCTGGAAGGTCTACCGGCTGCCTGGCGGGGTCTCGCTGCGCTTCGACCAGCGGGTCCCTTGGGTGATCGGCGCCCTGCTGCTGGCCACCCTGGCCGTGCTGGCTATCTGCGTCTCGGTCGGAGAGTATCCGATTCCCCTGGCAGACGTGGTTGGCACGCTTTTGGGCCGCGCCGAGGGTGCCCGCTATGAATTCGTCATCCTGCAATTACGCCTGCCGCGCGCGGTGTTGGCCTGGTTGGTGGGCGCGGCTCTGGCCACCTCAGGCGGCATCATCCAGGGCCTCACCCGCAACCCGCTGGCCTCGCCAGACCTGACCGGTGTGACCGCCGGGGCCAGCGCCGCAGCCGTCACGCTGATCATTCTGTTGCCCTTCGTTTCCAGCAGCGTACTGCCGCTGGCCGCCTTTGGCGGCGGCTTGCTGGTCGCTGCGCTCTTGTATCTGCTGGCCTGGCGCAACACGGGCGATGCCGGCGGCGATTCGCCCATTCGCCTGATCTTGATCGGCATTGGCCTCTCCGCCGTAATGGGCGCCTACACATCCTACGCGCTGACCTTTGGCGACCTGTGGCATGTGCAAAAGGCGATGATGTGGCTGGCTGGCAGCGTGTACGCAGCCAGCTGGACAGATGTGAGCGTGGTTCTGCCCTGGATCGTGGTGTGCCTGCCGCTGGCCGCTTTTTCGGCAAGAGATTTGAACGCGCTGAACCTGGGCCAGGAAGTGGCCCAGGGACTGGGGTTGCCTCTCTCGCTCAAACGCGGCTTTTTGCTGCTGCTGGCGGTGGCCCTGGCGGCCATCACCGTGACCGTGGCAGGCATCATCGGCTTTGTCGGGCTAATCGCCCCGCACGTCGCCCGCCGCATGGTCGGCCCTTTATATGAAGGCGTCATTCCCACCTCGGCCCTGTCGGGGGGTTTTCTGGTGCTGCTGGCAGACCTGATGGGCCGCAGTCTATTCTCGCCCATCGAGATCCCGGCCGGCATCATCATCGCCCTGGTGGGCGTGCCGTTCTTTTTGTACCTGTTGTGGAAGAGAGAGAAGATTTAG
- a CDS encoding ABC transporter ATP-binding protein, producing the protein MSLLQTQDLSLGYGPLAIIEALNLAAPSEQITALIGPNGCGKSTVLRGMARLLRPRHGSVLLDGRAIHSLPTKQMARELGILPQAPTAPEGISVRELVAQGRYPHQDWFQQWSQADEQALQNALDLTHLQPLAERAVDTLSGGQRQRAWIAMALAQETNILLLDEPTTYLDLAHQLDILNLLADLNQQGKTIIMVLHDLNLAAAYADRLVALREGQIFAQGSPAEVLTEETVEQVFGIKSRIVPHPVTGLPLCLPLSQRVAA; encoded by the coding sequence ATGAGCCTGCTGCAAACTCAAGACCTGTCCCTGGGCTACGGCCCGCTGGCGATCATCGAGGCGCTCAACCTGGCGGCGCCCTCCGAGCAGATCACGGCGCTGATCGGCCCCAACGGCTGCGGCAAAAGCACCGTGCTGCGCGGTATGGCGCGTTTGCTGCGGCCGCGCCACGGCAGCGTGCTGCTGGACGGCCGCGCTATCCACAGCCTGCCCACCAAGCAGATGGCCCGCGAACTGGGCATCTTGCCGCAAGCACCCACCGCCCCCGAAGGGATCAGCGTGCGTGAGCTGGTGGCCCAGGGCCGCTACCCACACCAGGACTGGTTCCAGCAATGGAGCCAGGCAGATGAGCAAGCCCTGCAAAACGCCCTGGACCTGACCCACCTGCAGCCCCTGGCCGAGCGCGCCGTGGACACGCTCTCCGGCGGGCAGCGCCAACGCGCCTGGATCGCCATGGCGCTGGCCCAGGAGACCAACATCCTGCTGCTGGACGAACCAACCACCTATCTGGACCTGGCGCACCAGCTGGATATCCTCAATCTACTGGCCGACCTCAACCAGCAGGGCAAGACCATCATCATGGTATTGCACGACTTGAACCTGGCGGCAGCCTACGCCGACCGCCTGGTGGCGCTGCGTGAGGGCCAGATCTTCGCCCAGGGCAGCCCGGCGGAAGTGCTGACCGAAGAGACCGTGGAGCAGGTCTTCGGGATCAAAAGCCGCATTGTGCCCCACCCGGTCACCGGTTTGCCGCTGTGCCTGCCGCTCAGCCAGCGCGTCGCCGCCTAA
- a CDS encoding SH3 domain-containing protein, with the protein MSAKTNFPLFLLAGLLLAACSAAPAAETPALTEDPAATAVQIPATEISLELPTEAAAETQPANSAYPWPQGSSACVLQAEQIGEVYARPSRDAQVFGELSPGFSSPVVARTESGWVGFDPGIAQAANVGVFRMRWAHFDDVTLSGDCLSVTQLNWIPRPQQCYVMPMETVTLHTNPGTNASVRGTLEMGQFAGVLGLTSTGWAQLDLNDGNTPLTGIAWMEQSALNMNGTTCDELPSVRP; encoded by the coding sequence ATGAGCGCCAAAACCAACTTCCCCTTGTTTTTGCTAGCCGGGCTGCTGTTGGCAGCCTGCTCCGCCGCGCCTGCTGCAGAGACGCCCGCGCTGACCGAAGACCCCGCAGCCACTGCCGTGCAAATCCCCGCAACCGAGATCAGCCTGGAGCTCCCCACCGAAGCAGCGGCTGAAACCCAACCGGCCAACAGCGCCTACCCCTGGCCGCAGGGCAGCAGCGCCTGTGTGCTGCAAGCTGAGCAGATCGGCGAGGTGTATGCCCGCCCCAGCCGGGATGCGCAGGTCTTCGGCGAGCTGAGCCCCGGGTTTAGCTCGCCCGTGGTGGCGCGCACGGAAAGCGGCTGGGTAGGCTTTGACCCGGGGATCGCTCAGGCAGCCAATGTCGGCGTTTTTAGGATGCGCTGGGCGCACTTCGACGACGTGACCTTGAGCGGCGACTGCCTATCCGTAACCCAGCTGAACTGGATCCCGCGACCACAGCAATGCTATGTGATGCCGATGGAGACCGTGACGCTGCACACCAACCCCGGCACAAACGCCTCGGTGCGCGGCACGCTGGAGATGGGCCAGTTTGCCGGGGTGCTGGGCCTGACCAGCACCGGCTGGGCCCAACTGGACCTGAACGACGGCAACACCCCGCTGACCGGTATCGCATGGATGGAACAGAGCGCCCTGAACATGAATGGAACTACCTGTGACGAACTGCCCTCCGTACGGCCCTAG
- a CDS encoding energy-coupling factor transporter transmembrane protein EcfT, which translates to MRMVYLQGESFLHKLNPLSKFLVNMALFTFMLFTSDPWTPLVFIVLTVFVLLILGKISFVRLAKILAPLALIAVLFLLMYPLAVRQSLVDHTPLLWQWGPLRVYQGGISYAISTALRILALLTLSLPFSLTTDSADFIRALVQQWRLPYRVGYSVLAAFGFIPLLQSEVSVISAAHRVRGVHAAAGWRGAYERLRRYAVPLLTGAIRQAERTALTMDGRAFGALAERTYFRRMRFLPTDWLFIIGSLAASILLVLVLQYFGLLGDLSLLKIL; encoded by the coding sequence ATGCGCATGGTCTACCTGCAGGGCGAATCATTCCTGCACAAGCTCAACCCGCTCAGCAAGTTCTTGGTGAATATGGCGTTGTTCACTTTTATGCTCTTCACCAGTGATCCGTGGACGCCGCTGGTCTTCATCGTGCTGACCGTGTTTGTCTTGCTGATATTGGGCAAAATCTCCTTCGTGCGCCTGGCCAAAATTCTGGCCCCACTGGCCTTGATCGCGGTGCTGTTTTTGCTGATGTACCCGCTGGCTGTGCGCCAAAGCCTGGTGGATCACACCCCGCTGCTGTGGCAATGGGGGCCGTTGCGGGTGTATCAAGGCGGCATTAGCTACGCCATCTCCACTGCCCTGCGCATTTTGGCCCTGCTCACTCTGTCTTTGCCCTTTTCGCTGACGACCGACTCGGCAGACTTTATACGCGCCCTGGTGCAGCAGTGGCGTTTGCCTTACCGGGTCGGGTACAGCGTGCTGGCCGCCTTTGGCTTCATCCCGTTGCTGCAAAGCGAGGTTTCCGTGATCAGTGCCGCCCACCGTGTGCGCGGCGTGCACGCCGCGGCCGGCTGGCGCGGCGCCTACGAACGCTTGCGCCGCTACGCCGTGCCGCTGTTGACCGGCGCCATTCGCCAAGCGGAGCGCACGGCCCTGACCATGGACGGGCGCGCCTTTGGCGCCCTGGCGGAGCGCACGTATTTTCGACGCATGCGCTTTCTGCCGACGGACTGGCTCTTTATCATTGGCTCATTGGCCGCCTCGATCCTGCTGGTGCTGGTCCTGCAATATTTTGGCTTGCTGGGGGATCTGAGCCTGCTGAAAATCCTCTAA
- a CDS encoding ABC transporter ATP-binding protein: protein MIDVSALTIKYTGRKRPILRDLSLQVPQGQTLLILGASGSGKSSLALTFNGLIPHSIGEVLAGQVHVAGADTQQTSVAQLAQRVGILFQDPDAQFATLTVEDEIVFGLENLCLDPAQMEARLETALSQVGMLHTRHRPVYALSGGEKQRIALAALLAMQPEVLVFDEPTANLDSVGTQQVFALLAQLKARGQHTLILIEHKLDELMHLVDRVLVLDSEGQIFADGAPREIFDRYAAELQEMGVWTPQVCMLAHELRLAGHVLPSFPVTIGEAVKVLAPLLAAHPALSASSAPPAGASPRSSVYSIRDLSFHYGDIPALHNVSMEISQGDFLAIVGPNGAGKSTLARHLIGLLDPPVGKVFLNGRDIHALDARRLAEQVAYVFQNPEHQFVTERVEDEVAYGLRVAGLDETLVAEQSRQLLDTFGLARYARANPFTLSHGEKRRLSVAAMLAVGQQTLILDEPTFGQDERNAAALMALLRALNAQGKTIIMITHDMRLVAEAADKVAVILEGRLEFFGQPAALFAQEDLLARAHLNLPPLARLAALMATQYPHMQGWSTLQDYQTLTQMVRV from the coding sequence ATGATTGATGTTTCGGCCCTGACAATCAAATACACAGGGCGCAAACGACCGATTTTGCGCGACCTGTCTCTGCAGGTACCCCAGGGCCAAACCCTGCTGATCCTGGGAGCCTCCGGCTCCGGGAAGAGCAGCCTGGCCCTGACCTTCAATGGGCTGATCCCACACTCCATCGGCGAGGTGTTGGCCGGGCAGGTGCATGTGGCCGGCGCCGACACGCAGCAAACCTCCGTGGCCCAGCTGGCCCAACGGGTTGGCATCCTCTTTCAAGATCCGGATGCGCAATTCGCCACCCTGACCGTTGAGGACGAGATCGTCTTCGGGCTGGAAAACCTGTGCCTGGACCCGGCCCAAATGGAGGCGCGTCTGGAAACTGCCCTGAGCCAGGTGGGCATGCTGCACACTCGCCACCGGCCGGTCTACGCCCTGTCCGGCGGCGAGAAGCAGCGCATCGCCCTGGCGGCGCTGCTGGCCATGCAGCCGGAAGTGCTGGTCTTCGACGAACCCACCGCCAACTTGGACTCGGTGGGCACGCAGCAGGTCTTCGCTCTCCTGGCCCAGCTCAAGGCGCGCGGCCAGCACACCTTGATCCTGATCGAGCACAAGCTGGACGAGCTGATGCACCTGGTGGACCGGGTGCTGGTGCTGGACTCCGAGGGCCAGATCTTTGCCGACGGCGCGCCGCGCGAAATTTTCGACCGCTACGCTGCAGAGCTGCAAGAGATGGGCGTCTGGACGCCGCAGGTGTGCATGCTGGCTCATGAGCTGCGCCTGGCCGGCCATGTGCTGCCGTCCTTCCCGGTCACGATCGGCGAAGCGGTCAAAGTGCTGGCTCCGCTGCTGGCTGCCCACCCGGCCCTGTCCGCGTCATCTGCACCGCCCGCTGGCGCCAGCCCGCGCAGCAGCGTCTATTCCATTCGCGACCTGTCTTTTCACTACGGCGATATTCCCGCCCTGCACAATGTTTCGATGGAGATCAGCCAGGGCGACTTTCTGGCCATCGTCGGCCCTAACGGGGCGGGCAAAAGCACCTTGGCCCGCCACCTGATCGGCCTGCTGGACCCGCCGGTGGGCAAGGTCTTCCTCAATGGGCGGGACATTCATGCTCTGGATGCCCGCCGCCTGGCTGAGCAGGTTGCCTATGTTTTTCAAAACCCGGAGCACCAATTCGTCACCGAGCGCGTGGAAGACGAAGTGGCCTACGGCCTGCGCGTCGCCGGGCTGGATGAGACGCTGGTTGCCGAACAGAGCCGCCAACTGCTGGATACCTTTGGCCTGGCGCGCTATGCGCGCGCCAACCCCTTCACGCTCAGTCACGGCGAAAAACGCCGGCTGAGCGTGGCCGCCATGCTGGCTGTGGGCCAGCAAACGCTGATCCTGGATGAGCCCACCTTCGGGCAGGACGAGCGCAACGCCGCGGCCCTGATGGCCTTGCTGCGCGCCCTGAACGCTCAGGGCAAGACCATCATTATGATCACGCACGACATGCGCCTGGTGGCGGAAGCCGCGGACAAGGTTGCCGTAATTTTGGAGGGCCGGCTGGAATTCTTTGGGCAGCCTGCTGCGCTGTTTGCCCAGGAAGACCTGCTGGCCCGGGCGCACCTCAATTTGCCGCCACTGGCGCGCCTAGCGGCGCTGATGGCCACCCAGTATCCCCATATGCAAGGCTGGTCCACCTTGCAGGACTACCAGACCCTCACGCAGATGGTCAGGGTTTAG
- a CDS encoding ECF transporter S component, which produces MRIKWNTRDLMVTLVIGLALGVLLIPVTYAYVAFLGVGGLFTRSLIGGIYFLPAVFAAYVVRKPGASFLASAIGGLTSMPFTPYGFIVLAVSILIGLVGELFIWLNTRYKDFALPRLLTAGAATGLAVFLLILGSVLRSAEFEWNALVLVALVLSGVTFAVCGLLAKALADAVARTGVLGNTALGKANVEEI; this is translated from the coding sequence ATGCGGATAAAATGGAATACCCGTGATTTGATGGTCACTTTGGTGATCGGTCTGGCTTTGGGCGTGCTGCTCATCCCGGTGACCTATGCGTATGTGGCCTTTTTGGGCGTGGGTGGCTTGTTCACCCGCTCTCTGATTGGCGGCATTTATTTTCTGCCGGCGGTGTTCGCCGCTTACGTGGTGCGCAAGCCAGGCGCCAGCTTCCTGGCCAGCGCCATCGGCGGTCTGACCAGCATGCCTTTCACGCCCTATGGCTTTATTGTGCTGGCGGTCAGCATCTTGATCGGCCTGGTGGGCGAACTGTTCATCTGGCTCAACACGCGCTACAAGGACTTCGCCCTGCCGCGTCTGCTCACTGCCGGGGCGGCCACCGGCCTGGCGGTTTTCTTGCTGATCCTGGGTTCGGTGTTGCGCTCTGCGGAGTTCGAATGGAACGCGCTGGTGTTGGTGGCCCTGGTGCTCTCGGGCGTCACGTTCGCGGTGTGCGGCCTGCTGGCCAAGGCTCTGGCGGACGCAGTCGCCCGCACTGGTGTGCTGGGCAACACAGCTTTAGGAAAGGCCAATGTTGAAGAGATCTGA